The proteins below are encoded in one region of Serratia symbiotica:
- a CDS encoding helix-turn-helix transcriptional regulator: protein MQSTHQLHSQQPLTDMTHKWGLPYGVDLCLNDLTANGDAHRSETLNHCLTILLTLDGDEPNYYLDDGSLLPVERGMAKVIANKDRLRLWCRNPRGHHSRSMVIQAAPERISDNELADQIERILQRNQVFGFVVPQSTIERANELFSYCDNCVIGRLQTRSCVLDLLAQVLHAAEQDVPHVDVMMQHRDVTRVLKVRDKLVSELDSNHCLGDLARDVGISVSALKSKFQAVMGQSVFAFLRDQRLTRARQGLESEGWTVKQAAYYVGYQHPSNFSTAYRRKFGMSPRDSLSP, encoded by the coding sequence ATGCAATCCACTCACCAGTTACATTCTCAGCAGCCGCTCACCGACATGACTCATAAGTGGGGATTACCATACGGCGTTGATCTTTGCCTGAATGACCTGACGGCTAATGGCGACGCTCATCGCAGTGAGACGCTAAATCACTGTCTTACCATCCTGCTTACACTCGACGGCGATGAACCCAATTATTATCTGGATGACGGTAGCCTACTGCCGGTTGAACGTGGTATGGCTAAAGTTATCGCCAATAAAGATCGCCTGCGCCTGTGGTGTCGCAACCCACGCGGTCATCACAGCCGTAGCATGGTGATTCAGGCCGCTCCTGAGCGGATTAGTGACAATGAACTGGCTGACCAGATTGAACGCATTTTGCAACGCAACCAAGTGTTTGGGTTTGTCGTTCCGCAATCCACCATCGAACGCGCCAATGAGCTGTTCAGTTACTGCGACAATTGCGTGATTGGCCGCCTGCAAACCCGTAGCTGCGTATTAGATCTGCTGGCGCAAGTGCTCCACGCTGCGGAACAGGATGTGCCACACGTGGATGTGATGATGCAGCATCGCGATGTGACGCGGGTATTGAAAGTGCGCGACAAGCTGGTGAGCGAATTGGACAGCAACCACTGCCTGGGCGATTTGGCGCGTGATGTCGGCATCAGCGTGAGCGCGTTAAAAAGTAAATTCCAGGCGGTGATGGGGCAATCGGTGTTTGCCTTCTTGCGCGATCAGCGCCTGACACGTGCACGGCAAGGGTTGGAATCCGAAGGCTGGACGGTTAAGCAGGCTGCATATTATGTGGGATATCAGCATCCCAGCAACTTCTCCACCGCATATCGACGTAAATTTGGTATGTCGCCGCGTGATTCACTTAGCCCCTGA
- a CDS encoding salicylate synthase produces MANTFTQARLTLPADQTLAAIVSLIRQNAGENYFVYERAPRWYIGLGKKAQLTISPDGSQAMIESAQGTASAAIKTSLATCARQFTAQYAAQGQRVFGMAGFNYAAKIRNLAFTPGSWPLLSLTVVRDELIIEEGEVTIYAENEARCQRLCQQLQAILPTEQGKPVQADLTAQGDDYQQRVNRALEEIALGDYTKVIVARALVMPHKIDMSATLWRGRLANTPARSFLLKQGELEATGFSPEMVVTVEKGFVTSEPLAGTRARSDSAGENVHNRAELQSDSKEIVEHVISVKAAIEELELLCCAQSVVVSDLMSVRERGSVQHLGSQVRGELAPGYDAWDAFDVLFPAITASGIPKIPALEAILRLEAVPRELYSGAVLMLEGEQLFEAALVLRSAFQDQQRSWIQAGAGVIAQSNALRELTETCEKLSSVAPFLVRREENDKN; encoded by the coding sequence ATGGCAAACACATTCACCCAAGCGCGTCTGACGCTGCCTGCTGACCAGACGCTTGCGGCTATTGTCAGCCTGATTAGACAAAACGCGGGCGAAAATTATTTCGTTTATGAGCGTGCACCGCGCTGGTATATCGGGTTGGGAAAAAAGGCGCAACTGACAATCTCTCCCGATGGCTCACAGGCCATGATAGAAAGCGCACAAGGTACCGCCAGTGCCGCCATTAAAACCTCTTTGGCAACGTGCGCACGGCAGTTCACGGCGCAATATGCCGCACAAGGTCAGCGCGTATTTGGCATGGCCGGTTTCAACTATGCAGCTAAAATCCGCAACCTCGCCTTCACCCCCGGAAGCTGGCCGCTGCTGTCGTTAACCGTGGTGCGTGACGAGCTGATTATTGAAGAAGGTGAAGTCACCATTTACGCAGAGAATGAAGCGCGCTGTCAGCGGCTATGCCAGCAATTACAGGCTATTTTGCCAACAGAACAGGGCAAGCCCGTACAGGCCGATCTCACCGCGCAGGGTGACGATTATCAACAACGGGTCAATCGCGCGCTGGAGGAGATTGCGTTAGGTGACTACACCAAAGTGATAGTGGCACGTGCGCTGGTGATGCCGCACAAAATTGACATGTCCGCTACACTGTGGCGTGGACGACTCGCCAACACGCCTGCACGCAGTTTCCTGCTGAAACAGGGAGAATTGGAGGCGACCGGTTTCAGCCCGGAGATGGTGGTGACAGTGGAAAAGGGTTTCGTTACCAGCGAACCGCTGGCCGGTACGCGCGCCCGATCCGATTCTGCCGGTGAGAATGTGCATAATCGCGCCGAGCTGCAAAGTGACAGCAAGGAGATCGTCGAGCATGTCATCTCTGTCAAGGCGGCCATTGAGGAGTTGGAGCTTCTCTGTTGTGCGCAATCGGTCGTGGTGTCCGACTTAATGTCGGTGCGCGAGCGCGGCAGCGTGCAGCATCTGGGATCGCAAGTACGCGGCGAATTGGCTCCGGGATACGATGCGTGGGATGCTTTCGATGTGCTGTTCCCGGCCATCACCGCATCGGGCATTCCCAAGATCCCCGCGCTTGAAGCAATCTTACGCCTCGAAGCGGTGCCGCGTGAACTCTATTCTGGTGCTGTGCTGATGCTTGAAGGTGAGCAACTGTTTGAAGCGGCGCTGGTGTTACGCAGTGCCTTTCAGGATCAGCAACGTAGCTGGATCCAGGCGGGGGCCGGGGTGATCGCGCAGTCGAATGCGCTACGGGAATTGACCGAGACCTGTGAAAAGCTCTCCAGTGTGGCACCCTTCCTGGTAAGGCGTGAGGAAAATGATAAGAATTGA